One region of Buchnera aphidicola (Eriosoma lanigerum) genomic DNA includes:
- the leuD gene encoding 3-isopropylmalate dehydratase small subunit has translation MNKFKQHSGIIAPLNISNIDTDSIIPKQFLQHVTREGFGQYLFHDWRFLDSQRKKENYDFILNKEYYRNSSILLARNNFGCGSSREHAVWALMDYGFKVIIAVSFADIFYNNSFNNHLLLITLTEQEIDNIFSVVHENLGITCYVSLKYNKVIINNKEYFFSIPCFHRFCLLNGLDSIDLTMNNQDLIKNYEKNIPNFFIR, from the coding sequence ATGAATAAATTTAAACAACATTCTGGTATTATTGCACCTTTAAATATTTCTAATATTGATACAGATTCCATTATTCCTAAACAATTTTTACAGCATGTTACAAGGGAAGGATTTGGTCAATATTTATTTCATGATTGGAGATTTTTAGATTCTCAAAGAAAGAAAGAAAATTATGATTTTATATTAAATAAAGAATATTATAGGAATTCTAGTATTTTATTAGCAAGAAATAATTTTGGATGTGGATCTTCTAGAGAACATGCAGTTTGGGCACTGATGGATTATGGATTTAAAGTTATTATAGCAGTGAGTTTTGCAGATATATTTTATAATAATAGTTTTAATAATCATTTGTTATTAATAACGTTAACAGAACAAGAAATTGATAATATATTTTCAGTAGTACATGAAAATTTAGGAATAACATGTTATGTCAGTTTAAAATATAACAAAGTTATAATTAATAATAAAGAATATTTTTTTTCTATTCCTTGTTTTCATCGTTTTTGTTTATTAAATGGATTAGATAGTATTGATTTAACTATGAATAATCAAGATTTAATAAAAAATTATGAAAAAAATATACCTAATTTTTTTATTCGTTAA
- the leuA gene encoding 2-isopropylmalate synthase, with the protein MKERIIIFDTTLRDGEQALQSSLTVKEKLKIALSLEKMGVDVIEAGFPISSPGDYESVKSISSVIKSSRVCSLSRCLDQDIDIAAEAMSTAEKFRIHLFLGTSKLHVESKLRKNFKEIMNMAVKSIKRATQYTDDIEFSCEDAGRTSMDHLCLIVEQVIKAGATTINIPDTVGYTVPQEFGNIIHLLFNKVPNIDLAVISVHCHNDLGMAVGNSISAIQSGARQIEGTINGIGERAGNTALEEVVMTIETRKDLLKVFTNVNLKEIYSTSRIVSKICRMDIASNKAIVGNNAFAHSSGIHQDGILKNRKNYEIISPESIGLKKVPFNLTSRSGRAAVKHRMNEMGYKEHEYDINKLYDAFLHLADKQGKIFDYELEKLAFCDDQYKNLDIFFLKSLHIQSDINGSYTAIIIVLCDSKEIKKSANSCYDPIDAVYQALQKIVQYTFSVKKFYLSSTGLGKALISQVDIIVDYNGRFFQGQGTSRDLLIASANAFISIFNSIWCSNQVINKLKILKK; encoded by the coding sequence ATGAAAGAAAGAATTATAATTTTTGATACAACGTTAAGAGACGGTGAACAAGCATTACAATCAAGTTTAACTGTTAAAGAAAAATTAAAAATAGCATTATCATTAGAAAAGATGGGTGTTGATGTGATAGAAGCTGGTTTTCCAATTTCATCACCTGGTGACTATGAATCTGTAAAATCAATTTCTAGTGTTATTAAATCTAGTCGTGTATGTAGTTTATCTCGTTGTCTAGATCAAGATATTGATATTGCTGCTGAAGCTATGTCTACAGCTGAAAAGTTTAGAATTCATCTTTTTTTAGGTACTTCTAAATTGCATGTGGAATCAAAGTTAAGAAAAAATTTTAAAGAAATTATGAATATGGCTGTGAAATCTATTAAGAGAGCTACTCAATATACAGATGATATTGAATTTTCTTGCGAGGATGCTGGTCGTACTTCTATGGATCATCTTTGTTTGATTGTAGAACAAGTGATAAAAGCAGGAGCTACTACTATAAATATACCAGATACCGTTGGTTATACTGTTCCTCAAGAATTTGGAAATATTATTCATTTGTTATTTAATAAAGTTCCTAATATTGATTTAGCAGTAATTTCTGTACATTGTCATAATGATTTAGGAATGGCTGTAGGAAATTCTATTAGTGCTATTCAGTCAGGAGCTAGACAGATTGAAGGTACAATAAATGGTATAGGAGAAAGAGCAGGTAATACTGCTTTAGAAGAAGTTGTTATGACTATAGAAACAAGAAAAGATTTGTTGAAAGTATTTACAAACGTTAATTTAAAAGAAATTTATTCTACTAGTAGAATAGTTAGTAAAATTTGTCGTATGGATATTGCTTCAAACAAAGCTATTGTTGGTAATAATGCTTTTGCTCATTCTTCTGGAATTCATCAAGATGGTATATTAAAAAATAGAAAAAATTATGAAATTATTTCTCCAGAAAGTATAGGTTTAAAAAAAGTACCTTTTAATTTAACTTCTCGATCTGGAAGAGCTGCTGTGAAACATAGAATGAATGAAATGGGTTACAAAGAACATGAATACGATATTAACAAATTATATGATGCATTTTTACATTTAGCTGATAAACAAGGAAAAATATTTGATTATGAATTAGAAAAATTAGCTTTTTGTGATGATCAATATAAAAATTTAGATATTTTTTTTCTTAAAAGTTTGCATATTCAATCTGATATAAACGGTAGTTATACGGCTATAATTATTGTACTATGTGATAGTAAAGAAATAAAAAAATCTGCAAATTCGTGTTATGATCCTATAGATGCAGTATATCAAGCATTACAAAAAATTGTGCAATATACTTTTTCAGTAAAAAAATTTTATTTATCTTCGACAGGATTAGGTAAAGCTCTTATTTCTCAAGTTGATATTATAGTAGATTATAATGGTCGTTTTTTTCAAGGACAGGGTACTTCTAGAGATTTATTGATTGCGTCTGCTAATGCTTTTATTAGTATATTTAATTCTATATGGTGTTCTAATCAAGTAATAAATAAATTAAAAATATTAAAAAAATAA
- the secA gene encoding preprotein translocase subunit SecA, with protein MLGKLLIKMFGNRNSRIILRLQKKVDIINSLEYKFKQFSDLELQNQTKVFKNAIYNGTELDDLLPEAFATVREVSKRIFGMRHFDVQLMGGIVLHQSCIAEMKTGEGKTLTSILPIYLNSLMGYGVHVVTMNDYLAKRDANKNTPLFEFLGLSVGLNLPGMSLKDKRLAYLSDVTYGTNNEYGFDYLRDNMVLSSCERVQRKLYYAVVDEVDSILIDEARTPLIISGPIQENIDIYVKINKIIHVLIQQKQDDSENFQGKGDFTIDKKSRQVYLTERGLIKIEQLLVDQEIITEKKLLYSSQHIALMYYITTALRAHKLFFKNIDYIIKNNKVIIVDEHTGRIMPGRRWSDGLHQAIEAKEKVFIQQENQTLATITLQNYFRLYKKLSGMTGTAYTESLELYTIYNLDTIVIPTNSPMIRNDLPDLVYMTEEDKFNAIINDIKSCIKKKQPVLVGTISIEKSEIISNKLRQLNIKHNVLNAKYHMKEAEIIAQAGKLGSVTIATNMAGRGTDIVLGGNIDYDNFNQKNQLNLCKILNLKKNWIKLHKLVLDVGGLHVIGTERHESRRIDNQLRGRSGRQGDCGSSRFYLSMQDSLMKIFLSEKTINMMKKLGMKSGVSIEHSWVTKAISNAQKKLENRNFNIRKQILEYDNVINQHRRVIYYHRNTFIDDHDHSSIILNFIDDVFSQVINNFLSYDHVNRTWNIHVLKNCLEKDFNLYLHILKLLNKFIKKDKSIIIKNITDEIKLIYYNKRSIVDVKDFRKFEKLLLLTTVDNFWKEHLSDMDYLKQGIHLRSYAQQDPKQEYIRESFMLFNAMIYNFKYEVLSVLFSISIESISSSQTVFKQNIHKIY; from the coding sequence ATGTTAGGTAAATTATTAATTAAAATGTTTGGCAATCGGAACAGTCGAATTATTCTTCGATTACAAAAAAAAGTTGATATTATTAATAGTTTAGAATATAAATTTAAACAATTTTCTGATTTAGAGTTACAAAATCAAACAAAAGTATTTAAAAATGCTATTTATAATGGTACAGAATTAGATGATTTGTTACCTGAAGCTTTTGCAACAGTTCGAGAGGTTAGTAAACGAATTTTTGGAATGCGTCATTTTGATGTACAATTAATGGGAGGTATCGTATTACATCAGTCTTGTATAGCTGAAATGAAAACTGGTGAAGGTAAAACATTAACTTCAATTTTACCTATTTATTTAAATTCTTTAATGGGTTATGGAGTACATGTTGTTACTATGAATGATTATTTAGCTAAGAGAGATGCAAATAAAAATACACCATTATTTGAATTTTTAGGTTTATCAGTAGGATTGAATTTGCCAGGAATGAGTTTGAAAGATAAACGTTTGGCTTATTTATCAGATGTTACATATGGAACAAACAATGAATATGGATTTGATTATCTTAGAGATAATATGGTTTTATCTAGTTGTGAACGTGTGCAAAGAAAATTATATTATGCTGTAGTTGATGAAGTTGATTCAATATTAATAGATGAAGCTCGTACACCATTAATTATTTCTGGACCTATACAAGAAAATATTGATATATACGTTAAAATAAATAAAATTATTCATGTACTAATTCAGCAAAAACAAGATGATTCGGAGAATTTCCAGGGGAAAGGCGATTTTACTATTGATAAAAAGTCTCGTCAAGTTTATTTAACAGAACGAGGTTTAATTAAAATTGAACAACTATTAGTTGATCAAGAAATTATTACAGAAAAGAAATTATTATACTCATCTCAACATATTGCATTAATGTATTATATTACAACAGCTTTACGAGCACATAAGTTATTTTTTAAAAATATTGATTATATTATAAAAAATAATAAAGTTATTATTGTAGATGAACATACTGGTCGTATAATGCCTGGCAGACGTTGGTCAGATGGTTTACATCAAGCCATAGAAGCTAAAGAGAAAGTGTTCATACAACAAGAAAATCAAACACTTGCTACTATTACTTTACAAAATTATTTTCGTTTATATAAGAAATTATCTGGTATGACAGGTACTGCCTATACAGAATCTTTAGAATTATATACAATTTATAATTTAGATACTATTGTTATTCCTACTAATTCTCCAATGATTCGTAATGATTTACCAGATTTAGTATATATGACAGAAGAAGATAAATTTAATGCAATTATAAATGATATAAAATCATGTATAAAGAAAAAACAACCAGTTTTAGTTGGTACTATTTCTATTGAAAAATCTGAAATTATTTCTAATAAATTACGGCAATTAAATATAAAACACAATGTATTGAATGCAAAATATCATATGAAAGAAGCGGAAATTATTGCTCAAGCAGGAAAACTTGGATCAGTAACAATTGCTACTAATATGGCTGGAAGAGGTACAGATATTGTATTAGGAGGTAATATTGATTACGATAATTTTAATCAAAAAAATCAATTAAATTTATGTAAAATATTAAATTTGAAGAAAAATTGGATAAAATTACATAAATTAGTGTTAGATGTAGGAGGTTTGCATGTTATCGGTACTGAAAGACATGAGTCTAGACGTATTGATAATCAATTAAGAGGTCGATCTGGTCGTCAAGGAGATTGTGGTTCTTCACGTTTTTATTTATCTATGCAAGATTCTTTAATGAAAATATTTCTTTCTGAAAAAACGATTAATATGATGAAAAAATTAGGTATGAAATCTGGAGTATCTATTGAACATAGTTGGGTTACTAAGGCTATTTCTAATGCTCAAAAAAAATTAGAAAATAGAAATTTTAATATTAGAAAACAAATATTAGAATATGATAACGTTATTAATCAGCATCGTCGTGTAATTTATTATCATAGAAATACATTTATTGATGATCATGATCATAGTTCAATTATATTAAATTTTATAGATGATGTATTTAGTCAAGTAATTAATAATTTTTTATCTTATGATCATGTAAACAGGACATGGAATATTCATGTTTTGAAAAATTGTTTAGAAAAAGATTTCAACTTATATTTACATATTTTAAAATTATTGAATAAATTTATAAAAAAAGATAAATCTATTATTATAAAAAATATAACGGATGAAATTAAATTAATTTACTATAATAAAAGAAGTATAGTTGATGTTAAGGATTTCAGAAAATTTGAAAAATTATTATTGTTAACTACTGTAGATAATTTTTGGAAAGAACATTTATCAGATATGGATTATTTAAAACAAGGAATACATTTAAGAAGTTATGCTCAACAAGATCCTAAACAAGAATATATACGTGAATCTTTTATGTTGTTTAATGCTATGATTTATAATTTTAAGTATGAAGTATTATCTGTTTTATTTTCTATATCTATAGAATCAATAAGTAGTTCTCAAACAGTTTTTAAACAAAATATACATAAAATATATTAA
- a CDS encoding GMP reductase, translating into MRIEEDKKLSFKDVLIRPKRSILRSRSQVELVRQFIFKHSRMIWSGIPIIAANMDTVGTFSMAKVLAKYKILTAIHKYYTITQWKNFVDSVPSHLLHYVMVSTGTSDSDLKKIKNILELSNELKYICIDVANGYSEHFVSFVKKSRDSFPNITICAGNVVTGEMVEELILSGADIIKVGIGPGSVCTTRKKTGIGYPQLSAVIECSDAAHGLGGRIISDGGCIVPGDLSKSFGGGADFVMLGGMLAGHKESEGEIIEEHGKKFIIFYGMSSKLAMNKYIGNIAKYRTTEGKIVKLPFRGEVSITINDILGGLRSACTYVGAEHLKELTKRTTFVLVSEQENCIFNHNDFIT; encoded by the coding sequence ATGCGTATTGAAGAAGATAAAAAATTAAGTTTTAAAGATGTATTAATACGTCCAAAAAGATCTATTTTAAGAAGTAGATCGCAAGTAGAATTAGTTCGTCAATTTATTTTTAAGCATTCTCGTATGATTTGGTCAGGTATACCAATTATAGCTGCGAATATGGATACTGTAGGAACTTTTAGTATGGCTAAAGTATTAGCTAAATATAAAATATTAACTGCAATACATAAATATTATACTATTACTCAATGGAAAAATTTTGTGGACTCCGTTCCTTCTCATTTACTTCATTATGTTATGGTATCTACTGGTACATCGGATTCTGATTTAAAAAAAATAAAGAATATTTTAGAATTATCAAATGAACTAAAATATATTTGTATCGACGTAGCTAATGGTTATTCAGAACATTTTGTTTCATTTGTAAAAAAGTCTAGAGATTCCTTTCCAAACATTACAATTTGTGCTGGTAATGTTGTAACTGGAGAAATGGTAGAAGAATTAATTTTATCTGGTGCTGATATTATTAAAGTAGGAATTGGTCCAGGGTCAGTTTGTACTACAAGGAAAAAAACAGGTATTGGATATCCTCAATTATCAGCTGTCATAGAATGTTCTGATGCTGCTCATGGTTTAGGAGGTAGAATAATTAGTGATGGAGGTTGCATAGTTCCTGGAGATTTATCTAAATCATTTGGAGGAGGTGCTGATTTTGTAATGTTAGGTGGTATGTTAGCTGGTCATAAAGAAAGTGAAGGTGAAATAATTGAAGAGCATGGAAAAAAATTTATAATTTTTTATGGTATGAGTTCTAAATTAGCTATGAATAAATATATTGGAAATATTGCAAAGTACAGAACTACTGAAGGGAAAATTGTTAAATTGCCTTTCAGAGGGGAGGTAAGTATTACTATTAATGATATATTAGGAGGACTACGTTCAGCGTGTACTTATGTTGGAGCAGAACATTTAAAAGAATTAACTAAACGTACTACTTTTGTTCTTGTTTCAGAACAAGAAAATTGTATTTTTAATCATAATGATTTTATTACATAA
- the aceE gene encoding pyruvate dehydrogenase (acetyl-transferring), homodimeric type, which yields MTKYIYHDLDPIETQDWIEAITSVISEEGIDRAEFLIDKLIFKVNNNGGQYFKIKNSNYINTIDINYEPVYPGNLDIERKIRSAIRWNAIMIVLRASKKNLDLGGHISSFQSSATIYEVCFNHFFRGNNHKYGGDLVYFQGHISPGIYARAFLEGRLTQSQLDNFRQEVDGNGLSSYPHPKLMPNFWQFPTVSMGLGPICAIYQAKFLKYLMFRGLKDTTNQTVYAFLGDGEMDEPESKGALSVAVREELDNLIFIVNCNLQRLDGPVIGNGKIIDELENIFHGCGWAVIKVIWGGNWDCLLHRDKNGKLIQLMNETLDGDYQTFRSKDGEYIRKNFFGKYNETLELVKNMSNDEIWKLNRGGHDPKKIYAALKLALKIKKKPVVILAHTIKGYGIGKVAEGKNIAHQIKKIDITTLNYIKNRFNIQLSQREVEELSYIRFSPTSIEYQYLHNQRKLLGGYLPSRSPNFTKKMVIPNLVDFQVLLDQQKKKISTTIAFVRFLNILLNNIYIKEHIVPIIADEARTFGMEGLFRKIGIYNSKGQQYIPQDKELLAFYKEDEKGQILQEGINELGAGASWLAAGTSYSTNDLPMIPFYIYYSIFGFQRIGDLLWAAADQQARGFLIGATSGRTTLNGEGLQHEDGHSHIQSLTIPNCRSYNPAYSYELAVILHDGLQRMYGLKQENVYYYITTCNENYEMPGLLENINYGICKGIYKLETLSGIKGTVQLLGSGSILPIVRQAAQILMMDYSIGSDVYSVTSFTELARDGQDCVRWNLLHPNKKNRMSYLEQVMNNYPTIAVTDYMKLFAEQIRAYIPSVSYYVLGTDGFGRSDSREKLRSHFEINVDYIVISALNALVKFGNIDQELVINAISRFNIDTNKINPCLL from the coding sequence ATGACTAAATATATATATCATGATTTAGATCCAATTGAAACTCAAGATTGGATAGAAGCAATAACATCAGTGATTAGTGAAGAAGGAATTGATAGAGCTGAATTTTTGATAGATAAATTAATATTTAAAGTTAATAATAATGGAGGTCAATATTTTAAAATAAAAAATAGTAATTATATTAATACAATTGATATTAATTATGAACCAGTTTATCCAGGAAACTTAGATATTGAGAGAAAAATCCGATCTGCTATTCGATGGAATGCTATCATGATTGTACTTCGAGCTTCAAAAAAAAATTTGGATTTAGGAGGACATATTTCTTCTTTTCAATCATCTGCTACAATTTATGAAGTATGTTTTAATCATTTTTTTCGTGGAAATAATCATAAATATGGTGGAGACCTTGTTTATTTTCAAGGACACATTTCACCTGGTATTTATGCTAGAGCTTTTTTAGAAGGACGTTTAACACAGTCTCAATTAGATAATTTTAGACAAGAAGTAGATGGAAATGGTTTATCTTCCTATCCTCATCCAAAATTAATGCCAAACTTTTGGCAATTTCCTACTGTTTCCATGGGTTTAGGACCAATTTGTGCTATATATCAAGCAAAATTTTTAAAATATTTAATGTTCCGTGGTTTAAAAGATACTACTAATCAAACAGTGTATGCTTTTTTAGGAGATGGGGAAATGGATGAACCAGAATCTAAAGGAGCATTATCAGTAGCTGTTAGAGAAGAATTAGATAATTTAATTTTCATTGTTAATTGTAATTTGCAAAGATTAGATGGGCCAGTAATTGGAAATGGAAAAATAATTGATGAATTAGAAAATATATTTCATGGTTGTGGATGGGCAGTAATTAAAGTTATATGGGGAGGAAATTGGGATTGTTTATTACATCGAGATAAAAATGGAAAATTGATTCAATTGATGAACGAAACTCTTGATGGAGATTATCAGACTTTTAGATCTAAAGATGGTGAATATATTAGAAAAAATTTTTTTGGTAAATATAACGAAACTTTAGAATTAGTTAAAAATATGTCTAATGATGAAATATGGAAATTAAATCGTGGTGGACATGATCCAAAAAAAATTTATGCTGCATTAAAATTAGCATTAAAAATAAAAAAAAAACCAGTAGTTATTTTAGCACATACTATTAAAGGTTATGGAATAGGAAAAGTAGCTGAAGGAAAGAATATTGCACATCAGATTAAAAAAATAGATATTACTACTTTAAATTATATAAAAAATCGTTTTAATATCCAGTTAAGTCAAAGAGAAGTAGAAGAATTATCTTATATACGTTTTTCACCAACATCTATAGAATATCAATATCTTCATAATCAAAGAAAGTTATTAGGAGGTTATTTACCATCAAGATCACCTAATTTTACTAAAAAAATGGTCATACCGAATTTGGTAGATTTTCAAGTATTATTAGATCAACAAAAGAAAAAGATTTCTACTACAATTGCTTTTGTTCGATTTTTAAATATTTTATTAAATAATATTTATATTAAAGAACATATTGTTCCAATTATTGCAGATGAAGCAAGAACTTTTGGAATGGAAGGATTATTTCGTAAGATTGGAATTTATAATTCTAAAGGTCAACAGTATATACCACAAGATAAAGAATTGCTTGCTTTTTATAAAGAAGATGAGAAAGGGCAAATTTTACAAGAAGGAATAAATGAATTAGGAGCAGGTGCTTCTTGGTTAGCTGCTGGAACTTCATATAGTACTAATGATTTACCTATGATTCCATTTTATATATATTATTCTATATTTGGGTTTCAAAGAATAGGAGATTTGCTTTGGGCAGCTGCTGATCAACAAGCGAGAGGTTTTTTAATTGGTGCTACTTCAGGAAGGACAACTTTAAATGGAGAAGGTTTACAGCATGAAGATGGACATAGTCATATTCAGTCTTTAACAATTCCTAATTGTAGATCTTATAATCCAGCTTATTCATATGAACTAGCTGTCATTTTACATGATGGATTACAAAGAATGTATGGTTTAAAACAAGAAAATGTATATTACTATATTACTACTTGTAATGAAAATTATGAAATGCCTGGTTTGTTAGAAAATATCAATTATGGTATTTGTAAAGGAATATATAAATTAGAAACTTTATCAGGGATAAAAGGAACAGTACAGTTATTAGGTTCTGGTTCTATTTTACCAATAGTTAGACAAGCTGCACAGATTCTTATGATGGATTATTCTATAGGTTCAGATGTGTACAGTGTAACTTCTTTTACGGAATTAGCAAGAGATGGACAAGATTGTGTTAGATGGAATCTCTTACATCCAAATAAAAAAAATAGAATGTCTTATTTAGAACAGGTGATGAATAACTATCCAACAATTGCAGTAACAGATTACATGAAATTGTTTGCTGAACAAATTAGAGCATATATACCTTCTGTTTCTTATTATGTGTTAGGAACTGATGGATTCGGTAGATCAGACAGTAGAGAAAAATTACGATCTCATTTTGAAATTAATGTTGATTATATTGTAATTAGTGCATTAAATGCATTAGTTAAATTTGGAAATATAGATCAAGAGTTAGTTATAAACGCAATTAGTCGATTTAATATAGATACTAATAAGATAAATCCATGTTTATTATAA